The region TTGCCACGACGCTCGTTAAGGCGTCGGCGTAGTCTTGCCAAGCCTGGGTCTGTGCCGCCGTAATCCCCAATTTGGTTTTGAGCGCCGGCAGTTGGGCCGGATCGGGCAACATGGCTCCCCTCCCCTGCCCCGTCATTCCCATTCCCTGGCCCATTCCCTGAGCCAACACCACGGACGGCACGATGGCGATGGCCAAAACCAGAGCCATTCTCCCCCAACAAGCTGCGATCATGACACCCTCCAGATCTCAAGGTTGGGACGCACAGAGTATCTCAGAGTTTTTGCAAAGCCACATTGCGAATTGTCGTGACTCCAAATCGTCACGACTCAAAATCGGCCTATTTCAAGATCGTCAGGGGGAACGATGCCCCCAGGGAGGACCGCCACGCCCTCGCGGGGGCGGTCCTCTGGACGGGTCTCCTAGAGACCGAGGCGTCCGCGGGTATCCTGGATCAGCGAAGCCAGGCTCTCGTGGGCAACACGGTCGCTCACCATCAGGGACCGCATCACGTCATCCTCGAACAGATCGCGCAAACGAGGCTCCTCCGTCCCGGGATAAGGGTCGGGCCAGAGGCTCCGCTTGGCTCCTCCCCGCTCCCGGGAAGGGGCGCCAACACCGGAATCCCGGTGAACGCGCACGGCTGCCTGTTTCATTGTCTCGTCCTCCCTTGGGGCTCATCGAGGAGCCCAATGCACCGCAGCTTCGAGGCCACGGCCTGTGGCCGGTCCAACCAAACGTGCGCGCCCCTCTCCTCAGAGGGCCGTCACCCCGGCGAGGACCAGCACTGCCTCATATGGTCTGAATTCGCCGCGATACCAGATCTCCAGTCAAAGACTGGATTAATTAGGACTCGAAATTAAAACCATCATAGGATAGTTGGTCGAGCGATGCAAATGAACAAAGGGCTATAGATGTCATGAACCGGCCCAGTCTTTCCGTCATCACGTTGGGGATGAGGTAGGGCACGCCCTCCCCTCCCGTCAAGGGGGGAAACGACGTTCCGGGTGCTTAGACGACGGGACGCGATTTAAAATAACCATTTTGTAATATGGGGTTAGGGTCTGCCCCCTGGGGGGACGTCCGGGCGCGAGGGCGAAACATGCCCCAAGATCCCCCCCCCGGAAAGTCCCCTCACCCGACGGCGGCCCGCAAGACCATCTCGCCGCCCAGCGCCAACAGCCCCCCAAAAAACAACCGCCGGAAGGTCGCGGGCGAGGCCAGACGCCGCAGGCGAGCCCCCAGCGCCATGCCAACCAAGGCCGGCCCCACCGCCAGCGCCGACCAGCCCAGGGCCGACACCGGCAAACGCCCGCCCGCCGCCAGCACCGCGGCCAGGGCCAGGGTGGAGACACTGAAGGACAGCCCCAAAGCCTGGACCAGACGGCCCCGGTCGAGTCCCAAGGTCGCCAGATAGGGCACCGCCGGCAGGACGAACACCCCGGTCGCCCCGGTGAGAAGACCGGTGAGTCCCCCGACGCCAGCACTCCACCCCCATCCTTCCCGGGGGCGGCGGGAGGGTCGGGGACCCCGCAGGCCGCCCCCGGCATAGATCATCAAGGTCAGGCCCAGGAGCCCCCGGACCAAGCGGGGATCGCCCCCCATCAAGGGAGCGCCCAGGACGGTCCCGACCACGATGCCGGCCAGCAGCGGAGCCAGGCGGCGCAGCAAGGGGCCCACCGGCCCGCCATGGCCGGCTTGCCAGAGGTTGGTGAGCAGCGAGGGCAGCAGCAAAAGCGCCGCGCTCGCCGCCGGGTCGAGGAACAGGCCCAGCAGGCCCATCGCCAGCGTCGGCAGCCCCAACCCGAGGAGACCCTTGACCATCCCGGCGGCCAGGAAGATCACGGTCAGGGGGAGAAGAAGAGAAGGATCTGTCATGGCAAGAGTGTGAGCACCCTTGGGTAGGCAGACAATGCGTCTTTCCTTGAGGGAGCCTCTGCCGTAGCAAGAGGGTGGGACGGAAACGGCGGCAAGGAGGCGGCGGATGGATCTTGTGGATCTGAGGGTGTTCGTCCGGGTGGTGGACCAAGGCTCGATCACCCGGGGTGCGCAGGACGTCGGCCTGTCGCTGCCGGCGGCCAGCGCCCGGATCCGCGCCTTGGAGGCCGAGGCCGGCGTGGTGCTGCTGGAGCGCCAGCGGCGCGGCGTGGTGCCGACCCCGGCCGGCCTCACCTTGCTGCGCCACGCTCGGGTGATCTTGCGCCAGATGCGCGACCTGCACGACGCCCTCGACGACGAAGCGCGCCGCCTGAGCGGGGCGGTGCGACTGGTGGCCAACACGGCAGCCCTGGCCGAGGCCCTGCCCGAGCGGCTGGCCGCGTTCCTGCGCGCCTCCCCGTCCCTGACCTTGGATCTGGAAGAGCGCCCCAGCGTGGAAGGGGCGCGTGACGTGCGCGAGGGACGGGCCGATCTGGCGATCATCGCCGACAGCGCCGACACCGAGGGCCTGACGACCGCCTTGTTTCATCTCGACCGGCTGATGCTGGCGGTCCCGTCCGGCCATCCTCTGGCGGCGCGCGCCCAGGTGGCCTTTGCCGAGGCGCTGGACAATCCGTTCCTTGGCCTGGGCGCCGAGCGGGCCTTGCAGCGCCATTTGAGCGCCCAGGCCCGGCGCCTGGGGCATCCGCTGCATCTCCGGGCCCGCCTGCCCTCCCTGGAGGGGGTGTGCCGTCTGGTCGCCGGTCAGGCGGGGGTGGCGGTGGTGCCCAACCCGGCCCACCCGCTGGCCCTGCCCGTGGTTCTTGTCCCCCTGTCCGATCCCTGGGCCACGCGCCGTCTCCTGTTGGCCTCGGGACCTCTCGAGCACCTTTCCCGCCCGGCGCAAACGCTTCGGCATTTCTTGCTGACCTGAGGCGAGGCCCCCTCTCCCCCTGTGTCCCCGCCGTTCAGACCGTCGCCTCCCTGACCCGGGGCCGAACCAGGAGGTAGGAAGGCAGGGGACGCGGCAGGGCCGAGGGGCGCCACCAACAGCCTCCCTTCAAACAACGACGGCACTGAGAAGCATCGCGCCTCCGAGCACCAGCAGCCCGCCAAAAAACAACCGGCGGAAGGTGACCTTCGACGCCAAGCGCCGCAGCCGGACCCCCATCATCATGCCCGCCAGGGCCGGCACCAGCGCGAGCGCGCCCCCCCCCACGCCCCGCCCCCGCCCCCGGCAAGCGATCGCCCCCAGCCAGAACGCCGGCCAGGGCGAGGGGGGAAACACGCGACATCCCCGAGGACTGCACCAGCCGTTCCCACTCCCCCACCAAGGGGGCCAGAGACGGCACCGCAGACAGTATGAATACCCCAGTCGCCCCGGTCAGAACGCCGGTGATCACCCCGCCCCAGGTGCGCCATCCCCAGGGGACCCGGGAGCGTCGGGAGCGTCGGGAGGAGCGGGACGGCCGGGAAGAGCGGGAAGAGCGGGAAGGGCGCAGACCTCTCACGGCATAGACCATCATGGTCAGACCCAGCACCCCCCGGACCAGGCGGGGATCCCCCTCCATCAAGGGGGCTCCCAGCGCCGCCCCGACCACGATGCCGCCAAGGAACGGGGCCAACCGGCGCAGCACGGGGCCGACCGGTCCTCTGGGGCCGGTTTGCCAAACGTCGGTGACCAGCGAGGGCAGCAGCAAAAGCGCGGCGCTCGCCGCCGGGTCCAGGAGCAAGCCCACCAGCCCCATGGCCAGCGTCGGCAGGCCCAGACCTAGGCCCAAGAAGCCCTTGAGCATCCCGGTGGCCAGGAAAATTAGCAGTGGGGAGAGAAGAGAAGAGGGATCTGTCATGGAAAGAGTGTGGCCGGAGTGGACCAGCCAGACAATGTGTCTTTCCTGCTGAATGACATCCGCTGAAAAAAGAGACGGCTCTTCAGGAAAGGAGGGGTCTGGGGAGGCCCCGCCTCCCCAGCCTTCGTGTTCGCAGATTACCCACGCAAGATGGACTTGCCGGCGTAAACGGCGGCCGAGCCCAGCTCTTCCTCAATGCGGATCAGCTGGTTGTACTTAGCCAAACGGTCGGAACGCGACAGGGAGCCGGTCTTGATCTGGCCGCAGTTGGTGGCCACGGCGATGTCGGCGATGGTGGAGTCCTCGGTCTCGCCCGACCGGTGGGAAAGCACGGCGGTATAGGCGGCCTTGTGAGCCATCTCGACCGCTTCCAAGGTCTCGGACAGGGAGCCGATCTGATTGACCTTGACCAAGATGGAGTTGGCCACGCCCTCGCTAATGCCCTGGGCCAGACGCTCGGGGTTGGTCACGAACAGGTCGTCACCGACCAACTGGACGCGCTCGCCCAGTTCCTCGGTCAGCAGGCGCCAGCCCTCCCAATCGTCCTCGGCGCAGCCATCCTCAATGGACAAGATGGGGAAGCGGGCGGCAAGATCGGCGTAGTACGCGACGATGCCGGCGGCATCGAAGGTCTTGCCCTCGCCTTCCATGACATAGCGACCGTCCTTGAAGAACTCGCTCGACGCCGCGTCGAGGGCCAGCATGATGTCCTCGCCCGGAGCATAGCCGGCGGCCTCAATGGCGCGCATGATGAAGGACAGGGCCTCGTCGGCGCTCTTGAGGTTGGGGGCAAAGCCGCCCTCGTCGCCGACGTTGGTGTTGTGGCCAGCGTCCTTCAGTTGCTTCTTGAGGGCGTGGAACACCTCGGCGCCCATGCGGATGGCATCGGCCACCGTATCGGCCGCCACCGGCATGATCATGAATTCCTGGATGTCGATCGGGTTATCGGCGTGCTGGCCACCGTTGATGATGTTCATCATCGGCACCGGCAGGACATGGGCGCGGGCGCCGCCGATGTAGCGGTAGAGCGGCAGCTCGGCGGCCTGGGCGGCGGCCTTGGCAATGGCCAAGGACACGCCGAGGATGGCGTTGGCGCCGAGGCGGCTCTTGTTGGGGGTGCCGTCGAGATCAATCATCGCCTGATCGATCACGAGCTGGTCCATGGCATCCAGGCCGACGAGAGCCGAGAACAGCTCGCCGTTGACGGCCTCGACGGCGCGCAGCACGCCCTTGCCCTTGTAGCGGGCGGGGTCACCATCGCGCAGTTCCACGGCCTCGTGGGCCCCGGTCGAGGCGCCCGACGGCACGGCGGCCCGCCCGAAGGCGCCGTCGTCCAGCAGGACGTCCACTTCGACGGTGGGGTTGCCGCGCGAGTCCAAAATTTCGCGGGCGTGGATGTCTACGATCTCGGCCACGACAGTCTCTCCTAACGCTCAGAGATGGACGGGATGACGTTTGGCAAGGGCATCAAGGGCGCTCAAGACCGTCAGCAGGTCCGGCATATCCTTGAGCGCCAGCATGGTAGCCCCATCGGACGGCGCCTGATCGGGGTTGGGATGGGTCTCGATGAACACCCCGGCGACCCCCACCGCCACGGCGGCGCGAGCCAACACCGGGGCAAAGGCGCGGTCGCCGCCCGAGGCACCGCCCAGGCCGCCCGGGGCCTGCACGGCATGGGTGGCATCCATGATCACCGGACAGCCGGTGTCGCGGGCCATGAGAGGCAGGCTGCGCATGTCGGCCACCAAGGTGTTGTAGCCAAACGAGACGCCGCGCTCGGTCAGAAGGATGCGGTCATTGCCGGTGCTCTCGACCTTGGCGACGCCGTGCGGCATGTCCCAAGGCGCCAGGAACTGGCCCTTCTTGATATTCACAGCCGCCCGGGTGGCCCCAGCGGCCAGCAACAAGTCGGTCTGACGGCTGAGGAAGGCAGGAATTTGCAAGATATCGACGGCCTCGGCCACCGGGGCGCATTGGCTGGCCTCGTGGACATCGGTCAGCACCGGCAGGCCCAGGCTCTCACGGATCTCGGCGAAGACCGGCAGCGCGGCCTCCAGCCCCAGGCCGCGCTTCCCCGAGAGCGAGGTGCGGTTGGCCTTGTCGAACGAGGTCTTGAACACCAGGGGCACGCCGGCCGCCTGGGTCATCGCCTGAAGCGCGCTCGCCACCTCCAAGGCGTGGGCA is a window of Pararhodospirillum photometricum DSM 122 DNA encoding:
- a CDS encoding Spy/CpxP family protein refolding chaperone; translation: MIAACWGRMALVLAIAIVPSVVLAQGMGQGMGMTGQGRGAMLPDPAQLPALKTKLGITAAQTQAWQDYADALTSVVAMRAQMRSSLQGASPAERLEGRAERQAMGGQVHDEVNQKRSALAALMTAGQRQLLDRELPALPSMR
- a CDS encoding TSUP family transporter, with the protein product MTDPSLLLPLTVIFLAAGMVKGLLGLGLPTLAMGLLGLFLDPAASAALLLLPSLLTNLWQAGHGGPVGPLLRRLAPLLAGIVVGTVLGAPLMGGDPRLVRGLLGLTLMIYAGGGLRGPRPSRRPREGWGWSAGVGGLTGLLTGATGVFVLPAVPYLATLGLDRGRLVQALGLSFSVSTLALAAVLAAGGRLPVSALGWSALAVGPALVGMALGARLRRLASPATFRRLFFGGLLALGGEMVLRAAVG
- a CDS encoding LysR substrate-binding domain-containing protein, yielding MDLVDLRVFVRVVDQGSITRGAQDVGLSLPAASARIRALEAEAGVVLLERQRRGVVPTPAGLTLLRHARVILRQMRDLHDALDDEARRLSGAVRLVANTAALAEALPERLAAFLRASPSLTLDLEERPSVEGARDVREGRADLAIIADSADTEGLTTALFHLDRLMLAVPSGHPLAARAQVAFAEALDNPFLGLGAERALQRHLSAQARRLGHPLHLRARLPSLEGVCRLVAGQAGVAVVPNPAHPLALPVVLVPLSDPWATRRLLLASGPLEHLSRPAQTLRHFLLT
- a CDS encoding TSUP family transporter — its product is MTDPSSLLSPLLIFLATGMLKGFLGLGLGLPTLAMGLVGLLLDPAASAALLLLPSLVTDVWQTGPRGPVGPVLRRLAPFLGGIVVGAALGAPLMEGDPRLVRGVLGLTMMVYAVRGLRPSRSSRSSRPSRSSRRSRRSRVPWGWRTWGGVITGVLTGATGVFILSAVPSLAPLVGEWERLVQSSGMSRVSPLALAGVLAGGDRLPGAGAGRGGGRARAGAGPGGHDDGGPAAALGVEGHLPPVVFWRAAGARRRDASQCRRCLKGGCWWRPSALPRPLPSYLLVRPRVREATV
- the eno gene encoding phosphopyruvate hydratase: MAEIVDIHAREILDSRGNPTVEVDVLLDDGAFGRAAVPSGASTGAHEAVELRDGDPARYKGKGVLRAVEAVNGELFSALVGLDAMDQLVIDQAMIDLDGTPNKSRLGANAILGVSLAIAKAAAQAAELPLYRYIGGARAHVLPVPMMNIINGGQHADNPIDIQEFMIMPVAADTVADAIRMGAEVFHALKKQLKDAGHNTNVGDEGGFAPNLKSADEALSFIMRAIEAAGYAPGEDIMLALDAASSEFFKDGRYVMEGEGKTFDAAGIVAYYADLAARFPILSIEDGCAEDDWEGWRLLTEELGERVQLVGDDLFVTNPERLAQGISEGVANSILVKVNQIGSLSETLEAVEMAHKAAYTAVLSHRSGETEDSTIADIAVATNCGQIKTGSLSRSDRLAKYNQLIRIEEELGSAAVYAGKSILRG
- the kdsA gene encoding 3-deoxy-8-phosphooctulonate synthase; the encoded protein is MEPRHVKVGPVTFGNDLPFVLIAGPCQMESRAHALEVASALQAMTQAAGVPLVFKTSFDKANRTSLSGKRGLGLEAALPVFAEIRESLGLPVLTDVHEASQCAPVAEAVDILQIPAFLSRQTDLLLAAGATRAAVNIKKGQFLAPWDMPHGVAKVESTGNDRILLTERGVSFGYNTLVADMRSLPLMARDTGCPVIMDATHAVQAPGGLGGASGGDRAFAPVLARAAVAVGVAGVFIETHPNPDQAPSDGATMLALKDMPDLLTVLSALDALAKRHPVHL